A stretch of the Gemmatimonas sp. UBA7669 genome encodes the following:
- a CDS encoding adenosylcobinamide-GDP ribazoletransferase, which translates to MSRELRAFSAACTFMTRIPTWRVVAHDVTDLPASAAYFPLVGLIVGGAGAAVWWIGSWFWTPWIAVLLSMAATIRLTGAFHEDALADSLDGFGGGWTREQVLHIMKDSRVGSYALVGMCVALVLKAALLVELATVTTLPANGITGRWPAAVLAMLAAHVLARASSVALIGALPYVRSDGEAARASAGRPFVAGVSRIRVILAVWCAVVLSVVLLGGAVWTVLLAAAATTALAARYFRARLGGITGDALGAANQVVELVVYLALSANVQGASFLQIVARS; encoded by the coding sequence ATGAGCCGCGAACTGCGCGCCTTCTCTGCGGCCTGCACCTTCATGACGCGCATCCCCACGTGGCGTGTCGTGGCACACGACGTGACGGATCTTCCGGCGTCCGCCGCCTACTTCCCATTGGTTGGACTGATCGTGGGCGGTGCTGGTGCGGCCGTATGGTGGATAGGCTCGTGGTTCTGGACGCCATGGATCGCGGTGCTGTTATCCATGGCCGCAACCATTCGGCTCACCGGGGCCTTTCACGAGGATGCACTCGCGGACTCGCTTGACGGCTTCGGGGGCGGGTGGACGCGCGAGCAGGTGCTGCACATCATGAAGGACAGTCGCGTGGGTTCGTATGCGCTGGTGGGGATGTGCGTCGCACTGGTCCTCAAAGCCGCGTTGCTCGTGGAACTCGCCACGGTCACGACGCTGCCGGCGAACGGCATCACGGGGCGATGGCCCGCTGCCGTGCTGGCCATGCTGGCCGCCCATGTGCTCGCACGGGCCTCGAGCGTCGCGCTCATCGGCGCGTTGCCCTATGTGCGCAGCGACGGCGAGGCCGCGCGCGCGAGTGCCGGTCGGCCGTTTGTGGCGGGCGTATCGCGAATTCGGGTGATCCTGGCTGTATGGTGCGCCGTGGTGCTGAGTGTCGTGTTGCTGGGCGGCGCGGTCTGGACGGTGCTCCTGGCGGCGGCAGCCACGACCGCACTGGCAGCGCGTTATTTCCGTGCTCGACTTGGTGGAATCACTGGTGATGCGCTGGGCGCCGCCAATCAGGTGGTGGAACTGGTGGTGTATCTTGCGCTCTCGGCCAACGTGCAGGGGGCATCGTTCCTCCAGATCGTGGCACGGTCATGA
- a CDS encoding histidine phosphatase family protein: MRKAPDDESGPLQLILLRHADAISDGRCIGWTDVPLSDTGRAQCTSLITTDGPLRQLLAGDSGDLHVESSDLSRARDTAAAISECVEVPVHEHADLREMHFGAWDGRTWGELEAEDGERLATWMAHWQLAAPPGGESLAHMQRRVATALRRLTQRPEPRVLVVSHAGWIRLALCLLQDRPVREMFEITVPHAQPIVLSVARRPL; encoded by the coding sequence ATGAGGAAGGCACCGGACGATGAGTCTGGCCCATTGCAGCTCATTCTACTCCGCCACGCCGATGCGATCAGTGACGGGCGCTGCATCGGCTGGACCGATGTGCCGCTGAGCGATACCGGTCGAGCGCAGTGTACATCCCTCATCACGACGGATGGGCCGCTACGGCAGCTCCTCGCCGGTGACAGCGGCGACCTGCACGTGGAAAGCAGCGATTTGAGCCGAGCGCGTGACACGGCGGCTGCCATCTCCGAATGCGTCGAGGTACCGGTGCATGAGCACGCGGATCTTCGCGAGATGCACTTCGGTGCGTGGGATGGACGGACCTGGGGCGAGCTGGAGGCGGAGGACGGAGAACGACTGGCGACCTGGATGGCGCACTGGCAGTTGGCCGCACCGCCTGGGGGAGAGAGTCTCGCGCACATGCAGCGGCGTGTCGCCACGGCGCTGCGTCGCCTCACGCAACGGCCCGAACCACGGGTGTTGGTGGTCAGTCACGCCGGCTGGATTCGACTGGCGCTCTGTCTGCTGCAGGACCGACCGGTGCGCGAGATGTTCGAAATCACCGTGCCACACGCGCAGCCGATAGTGCTCAGTGTGGCACGCCGCCCGCTCTGA
- a CDS encoding cyclase family protein produces the protein MLYDISVPMSARTPEWPGDQRFDCGWTCRLDRGDSVNLAAVTTSLHVGTHADAPLHVHEGWPASESLTVSAFVGPCVVLSLPSTPTQAQEVDTSMLAALLEAQGHRDIPARMLLRTGRSVAAGVFPDDWPTLSADAATWLVSQGLVLWGVDAPSVDTRHSKTLDVHHALLGRGAYVLENLNLRAVTPGLYELLAAPLSIEGADAAPVRALLRAGGVPH, from the coding sequence GTGCTCTACGACATCTCCGTTCCCATGAGTGCCCGTACGCCAGAGTGGCCGGGCGATCAGCGATTTGATTGCGGGTGGACCTGTCGCCTCGACCGGGGCGACAGTGTCAACCTGGCGGCCGTCACCACCAGTCTGCATGTGGGAACACACGCCGATGCTCCACTGCACGTGCATGAGGGCTGGCCAGCGTCGGAGTCGCTGACGGTTTCGGCGTTTGTGGGACCCTGCGTCGTACTCTCGCTTCCATCAACACCCACCCAAGCGCAGGAAGTCGACACGTCCATGTTGGCGGCGCTGCTGGAGGCGCAGGGCCACCGCGACATTCCAGCCCGCATGTTGCTTCGCACGGGCCGCAGTGTGGCCGCCGGTGTGTTTCCCGACGACTGGCCCACGCTGAGCGCCGACGCGGCGACCTGGTTGGTGTCGCAGGGCCTCGTGCTCTGGGGCGTGGATGCGCCCAGTGTGGACACGCGGCACAGCAAGACACTCGATGTGCATCACGCGCTGCTTGGACGAGGGGCGTATGTGCTGGAGAACCTCAATCTGCGCGCGGTGACGCCGGGCTTGTACGAGTTGCTGGCGGCACCGCTGTCCATTGAGGGCGCCGACGCGGCGCCCGTGAGAGCGTTGCTCAGAGCGGGCGGCGTGCCACACTGA
- a CDS encoding tryptophan 2,3-dioxygenase family protein: MTDIDYGSYLRLEELLALQLPQSQPEHPDELLFIVVHQASELWFKVLRHEFDTLIAALEQFDTMRALLSVQRVNALTEIISQQLAALDTLPPQRFAQFRGYLGSSSGSQSAQFRAIEATAGLRDAHFLQTISEHGPPPAEVQAALERPTLQSLVLALLAHEQVELAALYTGPGPTPLFLLVEGLLEFEQRFARWRFLHVQLVERIIGPGTGGTGGTLGAKYLSRTVAQKFFPELWAVRSAFYGR; encoded by the coding sequence ATGACCGACATCGACTACGGCTCCTACCTGCGCCTGGAGGAGTTGCTCGCGCTGCAATTGCCGCAATCTCAGCCCGAGCACCCGGACGAACTGCTGTTCATCGTGGTCCACCAGGCCAGTGAGCTCTGGTTCAAGGTGCTGCGCCACGAGTTCGACACCCTCATTGCGGCGCTTGAACAATTCGACACCATGCGTGCCCTGCTTTCGGTGCAGCGTGTCAACGCGCTCACCGAGATCATTTCGCAGCAGCTGGCCGCCCTCGACACCCTGCCGCCGCAGCGTTTCGCGCAGTTCCGCGGCTATCTGGGTTCGAGTAGCGGTTCGCAGAGCGCACAGTTCCGTGCCATTGAGGCAACGGCGGGCCTGCGCGACGCACACTTCCTGCAGACCATCAGCGAGCATGGTCCACCGCCGGCCGAGGTTCAGGCCGCGCTCGAGCGGCCCACGCTGCAGTCGCTGGTGCTGGCGCTACTGGCGCACGAGCAGGTGGAGCTGGCGGCACTCTACACAGGCCCCGGCCCCACGCCGCTCTTTCTGCTCGTTGAGGGGCTGCTGGAGTTCGAACAGCGCTTCGCGCGCTGGCGCTTCCTGCACGTGCAGTTGGTGGAGCGCATCATCGGCCCGGGCACGGGTGGGACGGGCGGCACGCTGGGCGCCAAGTACCTCTCGCGTACGGTCGCTCAGAAGTTCTTCCCCGAGCTCTGGGCCGTGCGTTCGGCGTTCTACGGACGCTGA
- the bshB1 gene encoding bacillithiol biosynthesis deacetylase BshB1: MDSLDLLCIAPHRDDAELTCGGTLIKAVDAGKRVGILDLTQGEMGTRGSAALRAEEAEAGRRVMGVALRENLELPDAGITNDDASRARLVQVLRRLRPRVVIAPAPRGRHPDHRRTTELVRDACFLSGLARYAPGEFAAFRPLKLLHTIAYREDHVKPTFVVDITEQFERKLQAIKCYGSQFDGTTQAGEVYPNGEPLYDIVRHHAAHYGSLIRKTYGEPFYTDETMEVDDVTQLGVSTF, encoded by the coding sequence ATGGATTCACTCGACCTGTTGTGCATCGCGCCGCATCGGGATGATGCCGAGCTGACCTGCGGGGGCACCCTCATCAAGGCCGTGGACGCCGGCAAGCGTGTCGGTATCCTCGACCTGACGCAGGGTGAGATGGGCACCCGCGGTTCGGCGGCCCTGCGTGCCGAGGAGGCGGAGGCGGGCCGGCGCGTGATGGGCGTGGCACTGCGCGAGAACCTCGAACTGCCCGACGCCGGGATCACCAACGATGACGCCTCCCGCGCACGTCTGGTGCAGGTCCTGCGGCGTCTGCGCCCCCGGGTGGTGATTGCCCCGGCACCACGCGGCCGGCATCCTGATCATCGTCGCACGACGGAGTTGGTGCGTGATGCCTGCTTCCTGAGCGGGCTTGCCCGCTACGCGCCCGGTGAGTTTGCGGCCTTCCGTCCGCTCAAGTTGCTCCACACCATCGCGTATCGCGAAGACCACGTGAAGCCCACCTTCGTGGTGGACATCACGGAGCAGTTCGAGCGAAAGCTGCAGGCCATCAAGTGTTATGGCTCGCAGTTCGATGGCACGACGCAGGCGGGCGAGGTCTATCCGAACGGCGAGCCGCTGTATGACATCGTGCGGCATCACGCCGCGCACTATGGCTCGCTCATCCGCAAGACCTACGGTGAGCCGTTCTACACAGACGAAACCATGGAAGTGGATGACGTCACCCAACTCGGCGTCTCCACCTTCTGA